From Chthoniobacterales bacterium, one genomic window encodes:
- a CDS encoding 4'-phosphopantetheinyl transferase superfamily protein codes for MSLIPDISAWTFDLDEDAGPPCLDSVEEMRANGISNPLMRSRYQRTRSLVRRVLAERLGLSPLEIPLEIAPGGKPQLTPPANLHFSISHSRNFLVIAVSPVPIGVDIELLRPRDNTRALAERFFSKNDFATLEGLPPAQVDEAFLHQWVAKEAALKAAGIGLGDALRHAECQFKDRSIHAVSWPGHCAKVTPFTRPGGIVGAFAWFGEEAADIRWMNGVVGIS; via the coding sequence ATGAGTCTAATTCCCGACATTTCGGCCTGGACCTTCGACCTCGACGAGGACGCCGGCCCTCCTTGCCTTGATTCCGTCGAGGAAATGCGCGCAAACGGCATCTCCAACCCATTGATGCGCAGTCGTTACCAGAGAACACGCTCCCTCGTCCGCCGCGTTCTCGCCGAACGCCTCGGCCTCTCGCCGCTGGAAATTCCGCTCGAGATTGCCCCCGGCGGCAAGCCTCAGCTAACACCTCCCGCCAATCTCCATTTTTCGATTTCCCACTCCCGGAACTTTCTCGTAATCGCCGTTTCCCCGGTTCCCATCGGCGTCGACATCGAGCTTCTTCGACCACGCGACAATACCCGCGCCCTCGCGGAACGTTTCTTTTCGAAAAACGATTTCGCCACGCTCGAAGGCCTGCCTCCGGCGCAGGTCGACGAGGCGTTTCTGCATCAGTGGGTTGCCAAGGAAGCCGCGCTCAAGGCCGCTGGAATCGGCCTCGGCGACGCCCTGCGCCACGCGGAGTGCCAGTTCAAGGACCGCTCGATTCACGCCGTTTCCTGGCCGGGTCACTGCGCGAAAGTCACCCCGTTCACGCGTCCCGGGGGCATCGTGGGAGCCTTTGCCTGGTTCGGAGAAGAAGCGGCCGACATCCGCTGGATGAACGGAGTCGTCGGTATTAGTTAA
- a CDS encoding iron-sulfur cluster assembly accessory protein: MTAATESAVQYRMGNEKLIRITEAASKKLRGLLERQGRAEHGALRVAVIGGGCSGLQYKMDLVDGPANRDIMVESSAVRVVIDPKSALFVSGSELDFSDDLQKGGFKVTNPNAVAHCSCGESFSA, translated from the coding sequence ATGACCGCCGCCACGGAGTCCGCCGTTCAATATCGAATGGGCAACGAAAAGCTGATCCGCATCACCGAAGCGGCCAGCAAAAAGCTGCGTGGTCTTCTGGAGCGGCAGGGGCGGGCCGAGCACGGGGCGCTCCGCGTCGCGGTGATTGGCGGCGGCTGCTCCGGACTTCAATACAAGATGGACCTCGTGGATGGCCCGGCAAATCGCGACATCATGGTGGAGTCCAGCGCGGTGCGCGTGGTGATCGATCCGAAGAGCGCCCTGTTTGTGAGCGGCTCGGAACTCGACTTTAGTGACGACCTGCAAAAGGGAGGGTTCAAGGTGACGAATCCCAATGCCGTCGCCCATTGCTCCTGCGGAGAGAGTTTTTCCGCTTAA
- a CDS encoding UbiX family flavin prenyltransferase, translating to MRIILAATGASGAIYLQRLLDHLERDGGHELHLVLSAYARQVVKEELGALRLPAGVVEHSDKSMNAPFASGSAKFDAMVVVPCSMGTLGRIAAGTSESLILRAADVFLKERRTLILVPRETPWNLIHARNAVTVLEAGARLLPAMPSFYSRPETLEAATDTVVWRILDQLGIEAPNACRWREPISD from the coding sequence ATGCGAATCATCCTGGCAGCCACCGGCGCAAGCGGCGCGATCTACCTGCAGCGTCTGCTCGACCATCTCGAGCGCGATGGCGGCCACGAGCTTCATCTCGTCCTGAGCGCCTACGCCCGGCAGGTCGTGAAGGAGGAACTCGGCGCGCTGCGGTTGCCGGCGGGCGTCGTCGAGCACTCCGACAAATCGATGAATGCCCCGTTCGCCAGCGGCTCGGCGAAGTTCGACGCGATGGTCGTCGTGCCCTGCTCGATGGGCACGCTCGGACGGATCGCCGCAGGCACCAGCGAGTCCCTCATTCTCCGCGCCGCGGACGTCTTCCTTAAAGAACGGCGGACGCTGATCCTCGTGCCCCGCGAGACGCCATGGAACCTCATCCACGCGCGCAATGCCGTCACCGTGCTCGAGGCCGGGGCGCGGCTGCTGCCAGCGATGCCGTCGTTTTACAGCCGCCCCGAGACGCTCGAAGCCGCGACGGACACCGTCGTGTGGCGCATTCTCGACCAGCTTGGAATCGAAGCGCCGAATGCCTGTCGCTGGCGGGAGCCCATTTCGGACTGA
- a CDS encoding PAS domain S-box protein, with product MKPDLQNSVGLNAAQLRRILREPEFFQLVFNALPLQIAVKSTREENFGEFLLWNRVAEEWTGLSAAEVIGKNDYDFFPREQADFFIEKDREVVRTGQSVDIPEELIQTRTRGPRHLHTIKTPIFDETGEPLALLAVSEDITDRKRTADELTTALRRLGEERNLFQSLLNHLPVCAFAKSALPENFGTYILWNRVMEELHGKPAGEVLGHTTRGAFDARTAEIFDRQDREAIETGKVVEVPLQAVEYARAGKRLVRAIKAPVFADDGSPMAVVGIAEDITDRIHSEAERARATDMLRQVTNRVPGAIYQLIQTPAGIWKFTYVSDRMEEVLGVPNADLLTNAHPAFECVIEADRPRVFAAIDQARATHSVLQIDFRIQRRDDGRLRWLEINSLPQPHEEGTMWFGFVTDVTERQCAEEALRESEERWNLALAGTEAGVWDWNLRTGALFYSARWQELFGYSDAKLPPTARDLLDLVHPDDRSRVRSSTIDLLRRRSELFRCEYRMRRNDGSYVWILAHAKAHFDPEGNATRMIGTLIDITARKNIEAQLVEAKIAAENANRAKGDFLAMMSHEIRTPLNGVLGFTELLATTALQPTQSEYLHTIRDSGSNLLHVLNDILDYSKIESGKLTLENQPTSLAELIHAATETFRAKAAERNLELTSEVAPGAPAIVVVDALRLRQILANLISNAIKFTTTGSVRVRAEVAPERASEGFAALRFTVADSGIGISHDDLPRLFEPFEQLDISMARRFGGTGLGLSIVHRLVGMMGGKISATSEPGQGTTFTIDLTLPVRDGKAAETRPAAEESAKASRQAAILLVDDHAVNRRLARLMLQRLGHEPVEAADGEQAVELAAAKTYDVIFMDIQMPGMDGYEAARLIRNISPDTFIVALTAHALSADRERSAESGMHAHLTKPVRMDDLRAVLAEQSARAFKNQDIG from the coding sequence GTGAAGCCTGACCTTCAAAACTCAGTCGGCCTGAACGCCGCCCAACTCCGCCGGATTCTCAGAGAACCGGAGTTCTTCCAACTCGTCTTCAACGCCCTGCCGCTCCAGATCGCCGTGAAGAGCACGCGCGAGGAAAACTTCGGCGAGTTTCTGCTTTGGAACCGCGTGGCGGAAGAGTGGACCGGATTGAGCGCGGCCGAGGTGATCGGGAAGAACGATTACGATTTCTTTCCCCGCGAGCAGGCGGATTTTTTCATCGAGAAGGATCGCGAGGTCGTGCGCACCGGGCAGTCGGTCGACATCCCCGAAGAGCTCATCCAGACTCGCACCCGCGGCCCTCGCCATCTGCACACGATCAAGACGCCGATCTTCGACGAGACCGGCGAACCTCTCGCCTTGCTGGCCGTCTCGGAGGACATCACCGACCGCAAGCGGACCGCGGACGAACTCACGACCGCACTGCGTCGCCTCGGCGAGGAGCGCAATCTTTTCCAGTCCCTCCTGAATCACCTCCCCGTTTGCGCCTTCGCCAAGAGCGCGCTCCCGGAGAACTTCGGGACGTATATTCTCTGGAATCGCGTGATGGAGGAACTTCACGGCAAGCCGGCCGGAGAGGTGCTCGGGCATACGACAAGGGGAGCGTTCGATGCCAGGACCGCGGAGATTTTCGATCGTCAGGATCGCGAGGCGATCGAGACCGGCAAGGTCGTGGAGGTGCCGCTGCAGGCCGTGGAATACGCCCGCGCCGGAAAGCGACTCGTGCGGGCGATCAAGGCGCCCGTTTTTGCCGATGACGGCTCGCCGATGGCCGTCGTCGGGATCGCCGAGGACATCACGGATCGCATTCACAGCGAAGCCGAGCGTGCCCGGGCGACGGACATGCTGCGACAGGTGACGAACCGCGTGCCCGGCGCCATCTATCAACTCATCCAAACCCCCGCCGGCATTTGGAAATTCACCTACGTGAGCGATCGCATGGAGGAAGTGCTGGGCGTGCCCAATGCCGACCTCCTGACAAACGCCCACCCGGCCTTCGAATGCGTGATCGAGGCGGACAGGCCCCGGGTCTTCGCCGCGATCGACCAGGCGCGCGCCACGCACTCGGTCCTCCAGATCGATTTTCGGATTCAACGGCGGGACGACGGCCGTCTTCGCTGGCTCGAAATCAACTCACTGCCCCAGCCGCACGAAGAAGGCACGATGTGGTTCGGCTTCGTCACCGACGTCACGGAGCGCCAGTGTGCCGAGGAGGCCCTGCGCGAGAGCGAGGAGCGGTGGAACCTCGCCCTGGCCGGCACCGAGGCCGGCGTGTGGGATTGGAATCTCCGCACCGGCGCCCTGTTCTACTCAGCCCGCTGGCAGGAATTGTTCGGCTATTCCGACGCGAAACTTCCTCCGACCGCCCGCGACCTTCTCGACCTCGTCCATCCCGACGATCGCTCCCGGGTGCGCAGCAGCACCATCGATCTCCTGCGCCGGCGCTCCGAACTTTTCCGCTGCGAATACCGCATGCGCCGCAACGATGGCAGTTACGTCTGGATCCTCGCCCACGCGAAGGCCCACTTCGATCCCGAGGGCAACGCGACGCGAATGATCGGCACGCTCATCGACATCACCGCCCGCAAGAATATCGAGGCCCAGCTCGTCGAGGCAAAGATCGCCGCCGAGAACGCGAATCGCGCAAAGGGCGACTTCCTCGCGATGATGAGCCACGAGATTCGCACGCCGCTCAATGGCGTCCTCGGCTTCACCGAATTGCTCGCAACCACCGCGCTCCAGCCGACCCAGAGCGAATATCTGCACACCATTCGCGACAGCGGCTCGAATCTCCTGCACGTGCTCAACGACATCCTCGATTACTCCAAGATCGAGTCGGGCAAGCTCACGCTGGAGAACCAACCAACATCCCTCGCCGAGCTCATTCATGCCGCCACCGAGACCTTCCGGGCCAAGGCCGCCGAGCGTAATCTCGAGCTCACCTCCGAAGTGGCCCCCGGCGCGCCCGCCATCGTCGTCGTCGACGCCCTGCGGCTGCGTCAAATCCTCGCGAACCTCATCAGCAACGCCATCAAGTTCACCACCACGGGCTCCGTCCGCGTCCGCGCCGAGGTCGCTCCCGAAAGAGCCTCGGAAGGATTCGCCGCACTCCGCTTCACGGTGGCCGACAGCGGCATCGGCATCTCTCACGACGACCTTCCGCGACTCTTCGAGCCCTTCGAGCAGCTCGATATCTCGATGGCACGCCGCTTCGGCGGCACCGGCCTCGGCCTATCCATCGTGCATCGCCTCGTCGGCATGATGGGGGGAAAAATCTCCGCCACGAGCGAGCCTGGGCAGGGAACCACCTTCACGATCGACCTCACGCTGCCCGTCCGCGACGGGAAAGCCGCCGAGACCAGGCCCGCCGCCGAGGAATCCGCGAAGGCCAGCCGCCAGGCCGCCATCCTGCTGGTCGACGACCACGCCGTGAACCGCCGCCTTGCCCGGTTGATGCTGCAGCGTCTCGGCCACGAGCCAGTCGAGGCCGCCGACGGCGAACAGGCGGTCGAACTCGCCGCCGCGAAAACCTACGACGTCATCTTCATGGACAT